The Phycisphaeraceae bacterium genome has a window encoding:
- a CDS encoding PilZ domain-containing protein, with translation MNHEESTLPPATDLLHAFMGNRLAWVMLYVAGGIGVVTLGVGPEAILIGLHAFVIVAAIGVFRFREQWLVARCQESEDRLRDARSMLVETGDRAMTVGARKWLEESLRTASEQRALAEAQRDQAIHLASEIAEAALTWADEGADHDQLRQWRDGIDAMRRQIARPRDAEPQGASVAAIDKATGQPDDGRTTRENPIPVSSEAADDDSSRHITPTVFGFPHVAPVVSRPLYPQPLFITPADIPERVDDQRRTRRLAQEMLECNLGEVMDLSLGGMRVRTTGHHAPTEGAEVDVRFDAAEPPLSLRGAVVRSTKLGPRRIELGVRFVNITPDVQRQLTRLSMAHRKRLTFAAA, from the coding sequence ATGAACCACGAAGAGTCCACGCTCCCGCCCGCAACCGACCTGTTGCACGCCTTCATGGGCAATCGACTGGCATGGGTCATGCTGTACGTGGCCGGCGGCATCGGCGTCGTGACGCTGGGGGTCGGACCCGAGGCCATTCTGATCGGACTGCACGCCTTCGTCATCGTGGCGGCGATCGGAGTTTTCCGCTTTCGGGAACAGTGGCTGGTGGCTCGCTGTCAGGAATCCGAAGATCGACTGCGCGACGCACGATCGATGCTCGTCGAAACCGGCGATCGAGCCATGACCGTCGGCGCCAGGAAATGGTTGGAGGAATCGCTCAGAACGGCCAGCGAACAGCGCGCCCTGGCCGAGGCGCAGCGCGACCAGGCCATCCACCTGGCGTCCGAGATCGCCGAGGCGGCGTTGACCTGGGCGGATGAAGGCGCCGACCATGACCAACTCAGACAGTGGCGCGACGGCATCGACGCGATGCGCCGCCAGATCGCCAGGCCCCGCGACGCGGAGCCGCAAGGCGCCTCGGTTGCCGCAATCGACAAGGCGACCGGCCAGCCCGACGACGGCCGGACAACGCGCGAGAACCCCATTCCCGTGTCATCCGAAGCGGCGGACGACGACTCCTCGCGTCACATCACGCCCACGGTCTTCGGCTTCCCCCACGTCGCGCCCGTGGTGAGTCGCCCTCTGTATCCGCAGCCGCTCTTCATCACCCCGGCGGACATCCCTGAACGGGTCGATGACCAGCGTCGCACTCGTCGGCTGGCGCAGGAGATGCTGGAGTGCAACCTGGGTGAAGTGATGGACCTGTCGCTGGGCGGCATGCGCGTCCGAACCACCGGCCACCACGCGCCGACCGAGGGCGCCGAGGTGGACGTGCGCTTCGACGCCGCCGAACCGCCCCTGTCGCTTCGCGGTGCGGTGGTTCGAAGCACCAAGCTCGGACCACGACGCATCGAACTGGGCGTACGGTTCGTCAACATCACGCCCGACGTGCAGCGGCAGCTCACGCGCCTGTCAATGGCGCACCGCAAGCGACTGACGTTCGCGGCCGCGTAA
- a CDS encoding VCBS repeat-containing protein: MDLDGDGYRDIISGSWPGEIYIFRGDAEGAFAKAEQLTDASGKKINVGSASVVWACDWDEDGDLDLLIGNIEGHVHLVPNEGTRTSYRFGEPAALSAGGKRVEVGHGDAGPTVADWDGDGKHDLIVGAGDGSITWYRNTGQKGAPSLEAGQALVPPVMTSGFTVSSDKPWGMRMKVNVADYNGDGLLDLIAGDFNSRPVDAKPETDEVRARREQAEKNYAEVMARYQSFIESLGDNPAAKLKEREQEYQVILSALRSAAEEMQKHQPQQYQTNGYVWVFLRGKSTP; the protein is encoded by the coding sequence GTGGACCTCGATGGCGACGGCTACCGCGACATCATCTCCGGCTCCTGGCCGGGCGAAATCTACATCTTCCGGGGCGACGCTGAAGGGGCCTTCGCCAAAGCGGAGCAGTTGACCGACGCCAGTGGCAAGAAGATCAACGTCGGCTCCGCCAGCGTGGTGTGGGCCTGCGACTGGGATGAGGACGGGGACTTGGACCTGCTGATCGGCAACATCGAGGGACACGTCCACCTGGTGCCCAACGAGGGCACGCGCACGTCCTATCGCTTCGGCGAACCGGCGGCCCTGTCGGCTGGCGGCAAACGCGTCGAGGTCGGGCATGGCGACGCGGGGCCGACCGTCGCCGACTGGGATGGTGACGGAAAGCACGACCTGATCGTCGGCGCCGGCGACGGCAGCATCACCTGGTACCGCAACACCGGCCAGAAAGGCGCTCCGTCGCTGGAGGCGGGCCAGGCGCTCGTGCCCCCCGTGATGACCAGCGGCTTCACGGTTTCATCCGACAAGCCCTGGGGCATGCGGATGAAGGTGAACGTCGCGGACTACAATGGCGATGGTCTGCTCGACCTCATTGCCGGCGACTTCAACTCCCGGCCGGTGGACGCCAAGCCGGAGACTGACGAAGTCCGCGCCAGGCGCGAGCAGGCGGAAAAGAACTACGCCGAGGTGATGGCCCGGTACCAGTCCTTCATCGAATCGCTGGGCGACAACCCGGCGGCCAAGTTGAAGGAACGCGAACAGGAGTATCAGGTCATTCTCTCGGCCTTGCGTTCAGCGGCGGAGGAAATGCAGAAGCATCAGCCCCAGCAGTACCAGACCAACGGGTACGTCTGGGTCTTCCTGCGGGGGAAATCGACCCCCTGA
- a CDS encoding VCBS repeat-containing protein → MRKQLMMLASTSALAAAGLASASDIRLEAPIRLEADGKPINVDIGHAAPFLCDFDGDGVTDLLVGQFGQGRLRIYRNHGSNEKPEFRDFEYFKTEHDFGVVPSG, encoded by the coding sequence ATGCGGAAACAACTGATGATGCTCGCGAGCACTTCGGCGCTCGCCGCCGCCGGCCTCGCGTCGGCGTCGGATATTCGTCTCGAGGCCCCCATCCGGCTCGAGGCGGACGGCAAGCCGATCAACGTGGATATCGGGCACGCCGCACCGTTCCTGTGCGACTTCGACGGGGATGGCGTCACCGACCTGCTCGTCGGACAGTTCGGCCAGGGCCGACTGCGGATCTACCGGAACCACGGCAGCAACGAGAAGCCCGAGTTCCGCGACTTCGAGTATTTCAAGACGGAGCACGACTTCGGGGTTGTGCCGTCGGGCTGA
- the selD gene encoding selenide, water dikinase SelD: protein MQHLPLSSDPNLLVGPEHFSDAGVYRLADGLAIVQTVDFFPPIVDDPYTYGRIAAANSLSDVYAMGGRPVTAMNIVGFPDQELPMEILSDILRGGAERVHAAGAVTVGGHSVRDNEIKYGLSVTGVVDPARMLTNAKARPGDVVVLTKALGTGFVTTANKADRCPAVTLEAAVASMVTLNDAASRLAVELGAHAATDITGYGLSGHACEVANASGVTIEIDLASLPLLTGSEELAAPLNFTRANKATRGFLEGRIRWVGTPDDLRTAYLFDPQTSGGLLVSIDPARGEEYVRRCRAAGATATTIVGRVLEQAGVDLIAR from the coding sequence GTGCAACACCTTCCCCTGTCCAGCGACCCCAACCTGCTTGTCGGACCCGAACATTTCTCCGACGCGGGCGTCTATCGCCTCGCCGACGGACTGGCCATCGTGCAGACCGTGGATTTCTTCCCGCCCATCGTGGATGACCCGTACACCTACGGCCGAATCGCCGCCGCCAACTCGCTCAGCGACGTGTACGCAATGGGAGGACGTCCGGTGACGGCGATGAACATCGTGGGCTTTCCCGACCAGGAACTGCCCATGGAGATCCTCTCCGACATCCTGCGGGGCGGGGCGGAGCGCGTCCACGCGGCGGGGGCGGTGACGGTGGGGGGGCACTCCGTCCGCGACAACGAAATCAAGTACGGGCTGTCGGTCACGGGCGTGGTGGACCCCGCCCGCATGTTGACCAACGCCAAGGCCAGGCCGGGCGATGTCGTTGTGCTGACCAAGGCGCTGGGCACGGGATTCGTCACCACCGCCAACAAGGCCGACCGCTGCCCCGCGGTCACGCTTGAGGCGGCGGTGGCAAGCATGGTCACGCTCAACGACGCCGCCTCGCGACTGGCCGTGGAGCTGGGCGCCCACGCCGCCACGGACATCACCGGTTACGGGCTGTCCGGACATGCCTGCGAAGTCGCCAACGCGAGCGGCGTGACGATCGAGATCGACCTCGCATCGCTTCCCCTGCTGACGGGCAGCGAGGAGTTGGCAGCGCCTCTCAACTTCACCCGGGCCAACAAGGCCACGCGCGGCTTCCTCGAAGGCCGCATCCGATGGGTTGGCACGCCGGATGATCTGCGAACCGCCTACCTGTTCGACCCCCAGACCTCCGGCGGGCTGCTGGTGTCAATCGACCCCGCTCGCGGCGAGGAGTACGTTCGTCGCTGCCGCGCCGCGGGAGCAACGGCGACGACGATCGTGGGCCGGGTGCTTGAACAGGCGGGCGTGGATTTGATTGCCCGCTAG
- the queF gene encoding NADPH-dependent 7-cyano-7-deazaguanine reductase QueF yields MPNPSLLETFPSPTASSFVIEHVSEEFTSLCPVTGHPDFGRITLRYVPGETCVELKSLKLYYQSFRNEGIFYEAVTNRIRDDLAAAMRPRWMQVITEWKGRGGIHSRIMATFGEVPTAWSRG; encoded by the coding sequence ATGCCCAACCCTTCCCTCCTCGAAACCTTCCCGTCTCCCACCGCGTCGTCCTTCGTCATCGAACACGTGTCGGAGGAGTTCACGTCGCTCTGCCCCGTGACGGGCCATCCGGACTTCGGGCGCATCACGCTGCGTTACGTGCCGGGTGAGACGTGCGTGGAGCTCAAGTCATTGAAGCTCTACTACCAGAGCTTCCGCAACGAGGGCATCTTCTACGAGGCGGTGACCAACCGCATCCGCGATGACCTGGCCGCCGCCATGCGGCCGCGCTGGATGCAGGTCATCACCGAGTGGAAGGGTCGCGGCGGGATTCACTCGCGCATCATGGCGACGTTCGGCGAGGTGCCGACGGCGTGGTCGCGCGGCTGA
- the guaA gene encoding glutamine-hydrolyzing GMP synthase produces the protein MAQANRPPHDEVIPILDFGAQYAQLIARRVREAGAYSMLVRPDISVAELRALNPKGIILSGGPASVHEEGAPTCDPGLFELGAPVLGICYGMQLACQALGCRVAPAKEREFGHARLEILDAGDLFKGIPSRTAVWMSHGDQVLNLTDHFDLLASTPTCPYAAVRHKRLPVYGVQFHPEVTHTPHGVDIFRNFLYEICRCRGTWRMADFLKTECQRVREIVGKDRVICGLSGGVDSSVVAALLHQAIGDQLTCIFVDNGLLRKKERELVEATFRDHFDIDLRVVDASDQFLSDLAGVTDPQDKRRRIGHRFIDVFKQAAKGVQGHVRFLAQGTLYPDVIESGHGHAGISANIKLHHNVGGLPEDLGFELIEPLRDLFKDEVRQLGEVLGLPAQIVWRHPFPGPGLAVRVLGEVTRTRLDILRDCDEILLEEIVANNLYRSTDQVFAVLLPIQSVGVMGDGRTYDSVVAIRAVTTQDFMTADWARLPFQVLATISNRIINEVKGVNRVVYDISSKPPATIEWE, from the coding sequence ATGGCGCAGGCGAATCGTCCTCCGCACGACGAAGTAATCCCCATTCTCGACTTCGGGGCGCAGTACGCCCAGTTGATCGCCCGCCGCGTGCGTGAAGCCGGGGCGTACAGCATGCTCGTGCGCCCGGATATCTCCGTCGCCGAACTTCGCGCCCTGAACCCGAAGGGCATCATCCTGTCCGGCGGGCCCGCCAGCGTGCATGAGGAAGGCGCGCCCACCTGCGACCCGGGCCTCTTCGAACTGGGGGCGCCGGTGCTGGGCATCTGCTATGGCATGCAGCTGGCCTGTCAGGCGCTGGGGTGCCGCGTCGCCCCGGCGAAGGAGCGCGAGTTCGGCCACGCCCGGCTGGAGATCCTGGATGCCGGTGACCTGTTCAAGGGCATCCCGAGCCGCACGGCCGTGTGGATGAGCCACGGCGACCAGGTGCTGAATCTCACCGATCACTTCGATCTGCTCGCATCCACGCCCACGTGTCCGTACGCCGCGGTCCGTCACAAACGGCTTCCGGTCTACGGCGTGCAGTTCCACCCCGAGGTGACGCACACGCCGCACGGCGTGGACATCTTCCGCAACTTCCTCTACGAGATCTGCAGGTGCCGCGGCACGTGGCGCATGGCTGACTTCCTGAAGACTGAATGTCAGCGCGTGCGCGAGATCGTGGGAAAGGACCGCGTCATCTGCGGGCTGTCGGGGGGGGTGGACTCGTCTGTCGTGGCCGCCCTGCTGCACCAGGCGATCGGCGATCAACTGACGTGCATCTTCGTCGATAACGGGCTGCTGCGCAAGAAGGAACGAGAACTGGTCGAGGCGACGTTCCGCGATCACTTCGACATCGACCTGCGCGTGGTGGACGCCTCCGACCAGTTCCTCTCCGACCTGGCGGGCGTCACCGATCCGCAGGACAAGCGGCGGCGCATCGGCCACCGCTTCATCGACGTGTTCAAGCAGGCGGCCAAGGGTGTCCAGGGACACGTCCGCTTCCTCGCCCAAGGCACGCTCTACCCGGATGTGATCGAGTCAGGCCACGGCCACGCCGGCATTTCCGCCAACATCAAGCTCCACCACAACGTGGGGGGGCTGCCGGAGGATCTTGGCTTCGAGTTGATCGAGCCGCTGCGCGACCTGTTCAAGGACGAGGTGCGCCAGCTCGGCGAGGTGCTGGGACTGCCCGCCCAGATCGTGTGGCGCCACCCCTTCCCCGGTCCGGGACTGGCCGTGCGCGTGCTGGGCGAAGTCACGCGAACCCGGCTCGACATTCTGCGCGACTGCGATGAGATTCTGCTCGAGGAAATCGTGGCCAACAACCTCTACCGCTCGACCGATCAGGTCTTCGCGGTGCTGCTGCCCATTCAGTCCGTGGGTGTGATGGGCGACGGGCGGACGTATGACTCGGTGGTCGCCATTCGGGCCGTCACCACCCAGGACTTCATGACCGCCGACTGGGCGCGTCTCCCCTTCCAGGTGCTGGCGACCATCAGCAACCGCATCATCAACGAGGTGAAGGGGGTCAACCGGGTGGTGTATGACATCTCCTCAAAGCCGCCCGCGACGATCGAGTGGGAATAG
- a CDS encoding acyl-CoA/acyl-ACP dehydrogenase, translated as MTATTMSSTASRPDAAHKAGAFTPADREKLLTDVEHYCQELRPIEDLCYLEHRHNDAIASLAKKHDILGMIVPREFGGRGADSLTYARCLARINREGSGPRTFFSGQCSIGQYPIIRYGNEQQKRKYLPKSCTGECILAFGLTEPDAGSNPLEGTTTYRREGDRYLLNGVKYLISNGSIADAVIIFAFPEDKAGKDRRMSAFIVDTGRAQGASTFEAEQLHAKLGMFSADTGMFQMSDHPVPAENLLGPEGEGFRIAMHTLVSGRLSVAAGCLGTIEDCLIEAVNYSKQRMQHGKAIARHQLVQEHIAMIEMHRATSDAMIERAALAKQRSDENPGDRALYAEADIRVAQAKFHASNAAWDAADRAVQVFGGRGWSELYRPGRHLQDVRVCRIYEGTDEIMKLKIASSVLGKEYEAFK; from the coding sequence ATGACTGCCACCACCATGTCGTCAACCGCCTCCCGTCCGGACGCCGCTCACAAGGCCGGGGCGTTCACGCCTGCCGACCGTGAGAAGCTGCTGACCGATGTCGAGCACTACTGCCAGGAACTCCGCCCCATCGAGGATCTCTGCTACCTCGAGCACCGGCACAATGACGCCATCGCCTCGCTGGCGAAGAAGCACGACATCCTCGGCATGATCGTGCCGCGCGAGTTCGGCGGCCGCGGGGCCGATTCCCTCACCTACGCCCGCTGCCTGGCCCGCATCAATCGCGAGGGCTCCGGTCCGCGCACGTTCTTTTCCGGCCAGTGCTCGATCGGGCAGTACCCCATCATCCGCTACGGCAACGAGCAGCAGAAGCGGAAGTACCTGCCGAAATCCTGCACGGGTGAGTGCATCCTGGCTTTCGGGCTCACCGAACCGGATGCGGGCTCCAACCCGCTGGAGGGAACCACGACCTATCGACGCGAAGGCGACCGCTATCTGCTCAACGGCGTGAAGTACCTTATCTCCAACGGCTCCATCGCCGACGCGGTCATCATCTTCGCCTTCCCGGAGGACAAGGCCGGCAAGGACCGGCGCATGAGCGCCTTCATCGTGGACACGGGTCGAGCGCAAGGGGCGTCCACCTTCGAGGCCGAGCAGCTGCACGCGAAACTCGGCATGTTTTCCGCCGACACCGGCATGTTTCAGATGTCCGATCACCCCGTGCCTGCCGAGAACCTGCTGGGGCCGGAGGGCGAGGGGTTCCGCATCGCCATGCACACGCTGGTCTCGGGGCGGCTGAGCGTGGCGGCGGGCTGCCTGGGAACCATCGAGGACTGCCTGATCGAGGCGGTGAATTACTCGAAGCAGCGGATGCAGCACGGCAAGGCCATCGCCCGGCATCAGCTGGTGCAGGAGCATATCGCAATGATCGAGATGCACCGCGCCACCTCTGACGCGATGATCGAGCGGGCCGCGCTGGCCAAGCAACGGTCCGATGAGAATCCCGGCGACAGGGCGCTCTACGCCGAGGCCGACATCCGGGTGGCTCAGGCCAAGTTCCACGCTTCCAACGCCGCGTGGGACGCCGCCGATCGGGCGGTGCAGGTGTTCGGCGGTCGCGGCTGGAGCGAACTCTATCGCCCCGGGCGGCACCTGCAGGACGTGCGCGTCTGCCGCATCTACGAGGGTACGGATGAGATCATGAAGCTGAAGATTGCTTCCTCGGTTCTGGGGAAGGAGTACGAGGCGTTCAAGTGA
- a CDS encoding 6-carboxytetrahydropterin synthase, whose amino-acid sequence MPQFEIAIERVFPAAHAIVMRGERETLHGHNWVVRVVVAGHALDADGLLVDFHELERLLDAIVAPFRNANLNEAPPFDRLNPTAERLAEHVGVEMARQLPKGVALVSVSVTEAPGCVATYRP is encoded by the coding sequence ATGCCGCAGTTCGAGATCGCCATCGAGCGGGTGTTTCCCGCCGCGCACGCCATTGTGATGCGGGGTGAGCGCGAGACGCTGCATGGGCACAACTGGGTTGTGCGCGTCGTCGTGGCGGGTCATGCCCTGGATGCGGACGGCCTTCTCGTGGACTTTCACGAACTCGAACGATTGCTCGACGCGATCGTGGCGCCGTTCCGCAACGCCAATCTCAACGAGGCGCCGCCGTTCGATCGGCTCAATCCCACGGCGGAGCGTCTGGCCGAGCACGTGGGCGTCGAGATGGCTCGCCAGCTCCCCAAGGGCGTCGCGCTGGTTTCCGTCAGCGTGACCGAAGCCCCCGGCTGCGTGGCTACCTACCGACCCTGA
- a CDS encoding peptidyl-prolyl cis-trans isomerase, with protein MHRPLITLVGLLLVVAFSGGLTNPRAQDPTAKTDAPSFPESPLEYVLITTSKGEIVLELNREKAPITVKNFLSYVGKKHYDGTIFHRVIQEFMIQGGGFTVDLVQKPTDPPIKLESGNGLTNDRGTVAMARTNVPDSATSQFFINVVDNGFLNKAEARDGHGYTVFGKVIAGMNVVDAIRAVKCYDMIQFERQQHGNVPITPVIMEKVRQITKEEAEKKVAAEKSAGNAGQ; from the coding sequence ATGCACCGTCCACTGATCACTCTGGTCGGGCTTCTGCTCGTGGTCGCCTTTTCGGGTGGGCTGACGAACCCCCGCGCGCAGGATCCGACCGCCAAGACCGATGCACCCTCGTTCCCGGAGTCGCCCTTGGAATACGTCCTCATCACCACGTCCAAGGGCGAGATCGTCCTGGAGCTGAACCGTGAGAAGGCCCCGATCACGGTGAAGAACTTCCTGAGCTACGTAGGCAAGAAGCACTACGACGGCACCATCTTCCACCGGGTCATCCAGGAGTTCATGATCCAGGGCGGCGGCTTCACCGTGGATCTTGTGCAGAAGCCCACTGATCCTCCGATCAAGCTCGAAAGCGGCAACGGGCTGACCAATGACCGCGGCACCGTGGCCATGGCCCGCACCAACGTGCCCGACTCCGCCACCAGCCAGTTCTTCATCAACGTGGTGGACAACGGCTTTCTCAACAAGGCCGAGGCGCGTGACGGGCATGGCTACACCGTGTTCGGCAAGGTGATCGCCGGCATGAACGTCGTGGACGCCATCCGCGCCGTCAAGTGCTACGACATGATCCAGTTCGAGCGTCAGCAGCACGGCAACGTGCCCATCACGCCCGTGATCATGGAGAAGGTGCGCCAGATCACCAAGGAAGAAGCCGAGAAGAAGGTCGCCGCCGAGAAATCCGCCGGAAACGCGGGTCAGTGA
- a CDS encoding LEA type 2 family protein, whose product MLAGDSIRSCALIAFLLFAAGCSTVRSPQVTLQGVSVGGQTDEGFVLQFAVELSNPNSEPLQLWEIAYDVSVNGSRMYDGRRSAESTLAANGSTTLLLPAVVRYDQIGGEGAIPESMTYALGGKLWYLTNDALAEALFERGLRRPSIGFGASGRLTSR is encoded by the coding sequence ATGCTGGCTGGCGATTCGATCCGTTCCTGTGCGTTGATTGCGTTCCTGCTGTTCGCCGCGGGCTGCTCGACGGTTCGCTCGCCCCAGGTGACGCTGCAGGGCGTCTCCGTGGGGGGACAGACGGACGAAGGGTTCGTGCTGCAGTTCGCCGTGGAGCTTTCCAACCCCAACAGCGAGCCGCTGCAGCTCTGGGAGATCGCCTACGACGTGTCGGTGAACGGTTCGCGGATGTATGACGGGCGACGCAGCGCCGAGAGCACGCTGGCCGCCAACGGCAGCACGACGCTGCTGCTTCCCGCCGTGGTGCGATACGACCAGATCGGCGGCGAGGGGGCGATCCCGGAATCAATGACCTATGCGCTGGGCGGCAAGCTGTGGTACCTGACCAACGATGCCCTGGCGGAAGCCCTCTTCGAACGCGGACTACGCCGCCCATCGATCGGATTCGGCGCGTCAGGGCGACTCACATCCCGGTGA
- a CDS encoding DUF255 domain-containing protein encodes MSAARNTNRLARETSPYLLQHAHNPVDWHPWGDEAIDAARRTNRLIFLSIGYSTCYWCHVMERESFENEAIAGQMNEQFVCIKVDREERPDLDDIYMTAVQALTGRGGWPMSVWLDPDTLAPVYGGTYFPARPMHGMRSFPEVMHLLHDAWTRQRSEMRDTAARLAEAVKEELSRPSRSVAVGMNEVGRAVNQLVQSFDREHGGFGGAPKFPQPVFLELLLAAREWMDARSAPQLDAVIRATLDGMAMGGLFDQMGGGFHRYSTDAKWLVPHFEKMLYDNGQLASIYARASSIYREPFYARVARRTLDYVLREMRVGDAGGFASAQDAEVDAREGLNYLWTREEVERVLREAGLEGVVDFAVDVYGLGDGPNFRDPHHPGEPPSNVLHLGAPPSELAAKWGVSLEEFFAHLDRVNDALRVVRDRRRQPGRDDKIIVSWNGLMIGALATGGEVLGDPRYAAAAGKAANFILDRMRTPEGGLLRTWRGGQARIDAFLEDYALLARGLIDLHRAAKGDQWLRHAVEIMGHARDRFWDREHGGFFDTLADRPDLFVRTRSMHDGAIPCGNAVMLHNLLDLAAITRDESWLDQAQRLLAAMSGAIQRAPVGAALGTAGLLRMAVKWSDRLPRDAPDAPRVRDAAGVVTIAVDRDEVRVGGDTPGVFTAAITIAPGHHINAHEPGDSSLQGLVFSVVGAEGLVLHAEYPVGEPWRDGVMVHHGRVTAPVVIEQVGPVRGTPRVEVSFQACTEDACLAPSKVTLPVRVVV; translated from the coding sequence GTGAGCGCCGCACGAAACACCAACCGCCTCGCCCGCGAAACCAGCCCCTACCTGTTGCAGCACGCGCACAACCCCGTGGACTGGCATCCGTGGGGCGATGAGGCCATTGACGCGGCACGTCGCACCAACCGGCTGATCTTTCTCTCCATCGGCTACTCCACCTGCTACTGGTGCCACGTGATGGAGCGCGAGAGCTTCGAGAACGAGGCCATCGCGGGGCAGATGAACGAGCAGTTCGTGTGCATCAAGGTCGATCGCGAGGAGCGGCCCGACCTCGATGACATCTACATGACCGCCGTGCAGGCCCTGACCGGGCGGGGCGGCTGGCCCATGTCCGTCTGGCTCGACCCCGACACGCTCGCTCCGGTGTACGGAGGCACCTACTTTCCCGCCCGGCCGATGCATGGAATGCGGTCATTTCCCGAGGTCATGCACCTGCTGCATGACGCATGGACACGGCAACGGTCCGAAATGCGCGATACGGCCGCACGGCTGGCCGAGGCGGTGAAGGAGGAACTCTCCCGCCCGTCGCGCTCCGTGGCGGTGGGCATGAACGAGGTCGGCCGCGCGGTCAACCAGCTGGTGCAGTCGTTTGACCGCGAGCATGGCGGGTTCGGCGGCGCGCCCAAGTTTCCGCAGCCGGTGTTCCTGGAGCTCCTGCTCGCGGCACGGGAGTGGATGGACGCCCGGTCCGCGCCGCAACTGGACGCCGTCATTCGCGCCACGCTCGACGGCATGGCGATGGGCGGGCTGTTCGACCAGATGGGAGGCGGGTTTCACCGCTACTCGACCGATGCGAAGTGGCTGGTGCCCCACTTCGAGAAGATGCTCTACGACAACGGGCAGCTCGCCTCGATCTACGCGCGGGCGTCGTCGATCTATCGCGAGCCCTTCTACGCCCGCGTGGCGCGGCGGACGCTGGACTACGTGCTGCGCGAAATGCGCGTGGGGGATGCCGGCGGCTTCGCCAGCGCGCAGGATGCCGAGGTGGACGCACGCGAGGGGCTCAACTACCTGTGGACGCGGGAGGAAGTCGAGCGCGTGCTGCGCGAGGCGGGACTCGAAGGTGTCGTGGACTTCGCAGTCGATGTCTACGGGCTGGGCGATGGGCCGAACTTCCGCGATCCGCATCACCCTGGCGAGCCGCCGTCCAACGTGCTGCACCTGGGCGCGCCGCCTTCGGAACTGGCGGCGAAGTGGGGTGTGTCGCTGGAGGAGTTCTTCGCCCACCTGGATCGAGTCAACGACGCCCTGCGGGTCGTGCGCGACCGACGCAGGCAGCCGGGGCGGGATGACAAGATCATCGTCTCGTGGAACGGACTGATGATCGGGGCGCTGGCGACGGGCGGCGAGGTGCTTGGCGACCCGCGCTATGCGGCCGCGGCAGGCAAGGCGGCGAATTTCATCCTCGATCGCATGCGAACGCCCGAGGGCGGGCTGCTCCGCACGTGGCGGGGAGGCCAGGCGCGCATCGACGCGTTTCTCGAAGACTACGCCCTGCTGGCGCGCGGCCTGATCGACCTGCACCGCGCCGCGAAGGGAGACCAGTGGCTGCGGCACGCCGTTGAGATCATGGGTCACGCACGCGACCGCTTCTGGGATCGCGAGCATGGGGGCTTCTTCGATACGCTCGCCGATCGACCCGATCTGTTCGTGCGCACACGCTCCATGCACGACGGGGCCATCCCGTGCGGCAACGCGGTCATGCTGCACAACCTGCTCGATCTGGCGGCGATCACGCGCGACGAGTCGTGGCTCGATCAGGCCCAGCGCCTGCTGGCGGCGATGAGCGGCGCGATCCAGCGAGCGCCCGTCGGGGCGGCGCTGGGTACGGCCGGGCTGCTGCGCATGGCGGTGAAGTGGTCCGATCGCCTGCCGCGCGATGCGCCGGACGCGCCGCGCGTTCGGGATGCGGCGGGCGTGGTGACGATCGCGGTGGACCGGGATGAGGTCCGCGTCGGCGGGGATACGCCGGGGGTATTCACCGCCGCCATCACCATCGCGCCGGGTCATCACATCAACGCCCACGAGCCGGGTGATTCGTCGTTGCAGGGGCTGGTGTTTTCAGTGGTCGGAGCGGAAGGACTGGTGCTGCACGCGGAATACCCCGTAGGTGAGCCGTGGCGGGATGGCGTGATGGTGCATCACGGCCGTGTCACGGCGCCGGTGGTGATTGAGCAGGTAGGTCCGGTGCGTGGAACGCCGCGCGTGGAGGTGTCGTTTCAGGCGTGTACCGAGGATGCGTGTCTCGCGCCCTCGAAGGTGACGCTGCCGGTGCGGGTGGTGGTGTAA